The Oculatellaceae cyanobacterium genome contains a region encoding:
- a CDS encoding ferric reductase-like transmembrane domain-containing protein: protein MSNITRQTKIGLKISIYFCLFLLVVSLFFMRNNWSAAGALMGNLSIYVFWLIAIAGILQRFRVKGFLSRVQQVLMANRRQLGILMFMLGFTHFLWSKVFYTVLHGSPQNIPLYQPLGLLALFLCLPLAITSNRFSVKKLGKFWKILHYLVYPVMFLLAFHTSLQGEDFQVFGIYFSLGNTIFYGIPSLTILILQIVSHFYAKKQKTSSV, encoded by the coding sequence ATGTCAAATATTACTAGACAAACCAAAATTGGTTTAAAGATAAGTATCTATTTTTGTTTGTTTTTATTGGTTGTTAGCCTGTTTTTCATGCGGAATAACTGGTCTGCTGCCGGGGCTTTGATGGGCAATTTAAGTATTTATGTTTTTTGGTTAATTGCTATAGCTGGAATTTTGCAAAGATTCAGAGTCAAAGGATTTTTGTCCAGAGTGCAGCAAGTTTTGATGGCTAATCGTCGTCAGCTTGGAATTTTGATGTTTATGCTTGGTTTCACTCACTTTTTGTGGTCTAAAGTCTTTTATACCGTTCTTCACGGGTCTCCCCAGAATATCCCCCTTTATCAACCTCTAGGTTTATTAGCTTTATTTTTGTGTTTACCTTTGGCTATAACTTCAAATAGATTTTCGGTGAAAAAGTTAGGTAAATTCTGGAAAATCCTGCATTATTTGGTTTATCCAGTAATGTTTCTATTGGCTTTCCATACCAGCTTACAAGGTGAAGATTTTCAAGTTTTTGGGATTTATTTTAGTCTTGGGAATACTATTTTTTATGGAATTCCTAGTTTAACTATTCTAATTTTACAGATAGTTTCTCACTTTTATGCCAAAAAACAAAAAACCAGCTCAGTTTAA
- a CDS encoding class III extradiol ring-cleavage dioxygenase has product MLMPEFPTYFVSHGGGPWPFMKDQFGQMFHQLETSLQDIPRQLGATPKAVLMISGHWEEEDFTVSASPNPPMIYDYSGFPAHTYEVKYSAPGEPELAMRVQLLIQGAGHSVHLDPNRGFDHGTFTVMYPMYPQAQIPVVQLSLKQGYDPKLHLEVGRALAPLRKEGVLIIGSGLSYHNLSNFGPNAASVSRQFDDWLQQTLVQSEPTQRVEQLIHWAKAPAARLAHPQEDHLLPLMVAVGAAQNEPGVCVYHDENLFGSVVSSSFRFGNAAA; this is encoded by the coding sequence ATGCTCATGCCTGAATTTCCCACCTACTTTGTTTCTCACGGTGGCGGCCCCTGGCCCTTCATGAAAGACCAATTTGGTCAAATGTTCCATCAGCTCGAAACTTCGTTACAGGATATACCTCGCCAATTAGGAGCGACACCCAAGGCAGTGTTAATGATTTCGGGGCATTGGGAAGAAGAAGACTTCACTGTTTCGGCGAGTCCAAATCCTCCAATGATTTACGATTATTCAGGATTTCCCGCGCATACATACGAAGTGAAGTATAGTGCGCCAGGTGAACCTGAATTGGCAATGCGCGTCCAATTGCTGATTCAGGGTGCTGGACATTCAGTCCATCTTGACCCGAATCGTGGCTTTGATCACGGTACTTTTACGGTGATGTACCCGATGTATCCGCAAGCACAGATTCCTGTGGTTCAGCTTTCGCTCAAGCAAGGCTATGACCCGAAACTTCATTTGGAAGTAGGACGAGCATTGGCTCCGTTGCGAAAGGAAGGTGTACTAATTATTGGTAGCGGATTGAGCTATCACAATCTCAGTAATTTTGGGCCAAATGCTGCTTCAGTATCACGGCAATTTGATGATTGGCTTCAGCAGACGTTGGTGCAATCTGAGCCAACACAGCGAGTTGAGCAACTGATTCATTGGGCTAAAGCACCTGCTGCACGATTAGCTCACCCACAGGAAGACCATTTATTACCGTTGATGGTCGCTGTTGGCGCAGCCCAAAACGAGCCAGGCGTTTGTGTTTATCATGATGAAAACCTCTTTGGCAGTGTTGTTTCGTCTAGTTTCCGATTTGGCAACGCCGCAGCCTAA
- a CDS encoding heterodisulfide reductase-related iron-sulfur binding cluster has product MSALSPMPNSESQKLDPLPTFDVNHPPDPKLIDSCVHCGFCLSTCPSYRVLGKETDSPRGRIYLMDAVNEGTIPLSPTTVQHFDTCLGCLACVTTCPSGVQYDKLISATRPQIERNHTRTPIERLYRQLIFSLFPYPERLRLLLAPLFLYQKSGLQKLVRNTGLLKRVSPHLAAMESNLPELSLDAFHEPLPEIIPAQGKKRDRVGVILGCVQRLFFPTVNEATVRVLTANGFEVVIPKTQGCCAALPHHQGQEEQAKELARKMIDSFEGTGVNAIIINAAGCGHTLKEYGHLLADDPDYCEKAAKFASKVKDAQEFLSEVRLTTNLSPLTDDKLTIVYQDACHLLHGQKISVQPRQLLRQIPGVQLREPIDAALCCGSAGVYNMLQPEIADELGQQKVTNLLNTGADLIASANPGCTLQITKHLEEQGKKIAIAHPMVLLDYSIRGVKLDK; this is encoded by the coding sequence ATGTCAGCATTATCTCCAATGCCTAATTCTGAATCTCAAAAATTAGACCCTTTACCAACTTTTGATGTTAACCATCCTCCTGACCCTAAACTGATAGATAGTTGCGTTCACTGTGGTTTCTGTCTTTCTACTTGTCCTAGTTATCGCGTACTAGGTAAAGAAACGGATTCGCCTAGAGGTCGGATTTATTTGATGGATGCTGTTAATGAGGGTACAATTCCTCTGTCGCCAACGACTGTACAGCATTTTGATACTTGTTTAGGTTGTCTTGCTTGCGTAACTACTTGCCCGTCTGGAGTGCAGTACGATAAGTTGATTTCTGCTACCCGTCCACAAATTGAACGTAATCATACTCGTACACCAATAGAAAGATTATATAGACAACTAATTTTTTCTTTATTTCCTTATCCAGAACGCCTACGCCTTTTGTTAGCGCCTTTGTTTTTATATCAAAAATCAGGGTTACAGAAACTTGTGCGTAATACTGGTTTGCTGAAGCGAGTTTCTCCACATTTGGCAGCAATGGAATCAAATCTGCCAGAACTTTCTTTGGATGCTTTTCACGAACCTTTACCGGAGATTATACCAGCACAAGGAAAAAAACGCGATCGCGTTGGGGTAATTTTAGGTTGTGTGCAAAGGCTATTCTTTCCTACAGTTAATGAAGCAACTGTACGGGTATTAACAGCTAATGGTTTTGAGGTAGTTATTCCAAAAACGCAAGGCTGCTGTGCTGCTTTACCTCATCATCAAGGACAAGAGGAACAAGCAAAAGAACTTGCTCGTAAAATGATTGATAGTTTTGAAGGTACTGGTGTTAACGCGATTATTATTAATGCTGCTGGTTGTGGTCACACTTTGAAAGAATACGGTCATCTTTTAGCAGATGATCCAGATTATTGTGAAAAAGCAGCTAAGTTTGCGAGTAAGGTTAAAGATGCTCAAGAGTTTTTATCTGAAGTTCGTTTAACTACAAATCTCTCACCTTTGACTGATGATAAATTGACTATAGTTTATCAAGATGCTTGTCATTTATTACACGGACAAAAAATTAGTGTGCAACCTCGTCAATTGTTGCGACAAATTCCAGGTGTGCAACTCAGAGAACCTATAGACGCTGCTTTATGTTGTGGTAGTGCTGGAGTTTACAATATGCTGCAACCAGAAATTGCTGATGAGTTAGGTCAGCAAAAAGTTACTAATTTATTGAATACTGGTGCTGATTTAATTGCTTCTGCTAATCCTGGTTGTACATTGCAAATTACTAAGCATTTGGAAGAGCAAGGTAAGAAAATTGCGATCGCACATCCAATGGTGTTGTTAGATTATTCAATCAGAGGGGTTAAATTAGATAAGTAG
- a CDS encoding diguanylate cyclase, with protein sequence MVTTSAFPLYRAIDRHPLTVTGDTPALQVVMLMSQGRASCVLVVEQQQLIGIFTERDVVRVTAAGITLEEAAIASVMTTNIITMPESQAQDILAVLSLLRQYHIRHIPLVDEKQHLVGILSHESMREVLQPADLLKLRTVSEVMSKQVIQASLTTSVRHLTQLMSSNHVSCVVIVDSIDTDNYRPIGIVTERDIVQLRALGVDLTQTLAETVMSSPLLPIHPQNSLWAAHEKMRQHRIRRLVVVDDMGALIGIVTQTTMLQVLDPMETYAALEALQKVVEVRTTDLQKANEQLHHEIIERQQIETALRVSQARLSGILDSADEAIICVDEKGLIQIFNQGAEQIFGYTYEEILNNTLDFLLSEILIGASCQYNVPNAALQSARKIGEHREIFGRRRDGTEFPAEASISESLAGDEIIFTVILRDITERKIAEQALTNQIAKERLMGTIAQRIRQSLNLETILKTTVAEVRQFLQADRVIIYRFEGECDGVVVVESIATGCVSLLENNTLDYFCVKSYFPLYKQDRIQIISDINNYDLTENEVEIFTKLEIKSDLIVPIWRGEDLWGLLAVHQCSSYRQWQQLEIDLIQQLATQVGIAIQQAQLYEQLQTANQELQRLANTDGLTKVANRRCFDETLQSEWRRLAREQLPLSLIICDVDFFKIYNDTYGHQAGDECLQRVARAIRLTVKRPADLLARYGGEEFVIILPNTDSVGAKQLADEIHFRVKLLQIPHEKSPLGNLVTLSLGVSSIIPDFSYSPEMLLAAADKALYQAKSEGRDRIIFKLVSELS encoded by the coding sequence ATGGTTACAACCTCAGCTTTTCCTCTCTACAGAGCTATTGATCGCCACCCGCTAACAGTTACTGGTGATACGCCAGCACTACAGGTAGTAATGCTGATGAGCCAAGGACGCGCTAGTTGCGTTTTAGTTGTTGAACAGCAGCAGTTAATCGGCATTTTCACCGAAAGGGATGTAGTGAGAGTAACGGCAGCAGGAATAACTTTAGAAGAAGCTGCGATCGCATCTGTAATGACAACTAACATTATTACTATGCCAGAATCTCAGGCACAAGATATCCTGGCTGTACTTTCTTTGCTACGTCAATATCACATTCGTCATATACCCCTTGTAGATGAAAAGCAGCACTTAGTCGGAATTCTTTCTCACGAAAGTATGCGTGAAGTTCTACAACCAGCAGATTTGCTAAAGTTGAGAACTGTATCGGAGGTAATGTCTAAACAAGTTATTCAAGCTTCTTTGACAACATCGGTAAGGCATTTAACGCAACTTATGTCTAGCAATCATGTCAGTTGCGTTGTGATTGTTGATTCTATAGACACAGATAATTATCGTCCTATTGGCATTGTTACAGAACGCGATATTGTCCAACTACGGGCATTAGGAGTCGATTTAACGCAAACTCTAGCAGAAACTGTGATGAGTTCCCCGTTATTACCAATTCACCCCCAAAACTCTCTATGGGCAGCCCATGAAAAAATGCGACAACATCGTATCCGACGCTTAGTTGTAGTTGACGATATGGGAGCATTGATTGGAATTGTTACGCAGACTACTATGCTGCAAGTTCTTGATCCGATGGAAACTTATGCAGCACTAGAAGCATTACAAAAAGTGGTAGAAGTGCGTACAACAGATCTTCAAAAAGCTAACGAACAATTACATCATGAAATTATTGAACGTCAACAAATAGAAACTGCACTACGGGTATCTCAAGCCCGTTTATCGGGAATTTTAGATAGTGCGGACGAAGCGATTATTTGTGTAGATGAAAAAGGTTTGATTCAGATTTTTAACCAAGGCGCAGAGCAAATCTTTGGATATACTTATGAAGAAATTTTAAATAATACTTTAGATTTTTTGCTATCTGAAATTTTAATAGGAGCATCTTGTCAGTATAATGTACCAAATGCTGCTTTACAATCTGCTAGGAAAATAGGCGAACATCGCGAAATTTTTGGTCGGCGGCGAGATGGTACTGAGTTTCCGGCTGAAGCGTCTATTTCTGAATCATTAGCAGGAGATGAAATAATTTTTACAGTTATTCTTCGCGATATTACTGAAAGAAAAATTGCTGAACAAGCATTAACAAATCAAATAGCTAAAGAAAGACTGATGGGAACAATTGCTCAACGTATCCGCCAGTCATTAAATTTAGAAACAATTCTTAAAACCACTGTAGCAGAAGTGCGGCAATTTCTTCAGGCTGATCGAGTAATTATTTATCGTTTTGAAGGAGAATGTGACGGAGTTGTAGTTGTAGAATCTATAGCTACTGGCTGTGTCTCTTTGTTAGAAAATAATACGCTGGATTACTTCTGTGTCAAGAGCTATTTTCCTTTGTATAAACAAGACCGCATCCAAATAATAAGTGATATTAATAATTATGATTTAACAGAAAATGAAGTAGAAATTTTTACAAAACTTGAAATAAAATCAGATTTAATTGTACCTATTTGGCGAGGAGAAGATTTATGGGGTTTACTGGCGGTACATCAATGTTCTAGCTATCGCCAGTGGCAGCAGTTAGAGATAGATTTAATCCAACAATTAGCTACCCAAGTTGGAATCGCAATTCAACAAGCGCAACTTTATGAACAATTACAGACAGCTAATCAAGAATTACAACGTTTAGCTAATACAGACGGTTTAACCAAAGTAGCTAATCGTCGCTGTTTTGATGAAACTCTGCAATCCGAATGGCGGCGTTTGGCACGGGAACAATTACCTTTGTCTCTAATTATTTGCGATGTAGATTTTTTTAAAATTTACAATGATACTTATGGGCATCAAGCAGGTGATGAATGTTTGCAAAGGGTAGCTAGGGCTATTCGTCTTACTGTTAAGCGCCCAGCAGATTTACTAGCGCGTTATGGAGGAGAAGAATTTGTGATTATTTTGCCTAATACAGACTCGGTAGGTGCTAAACAATTAGCCGATGAAATTCATTTTCGAGTAAAATTATTGCAAATCCCCCATGAAAAATCTCCCCTTGGTAACTTAGTTACACTCAGTTTAGGGGTATCGAGCATAATTCCAGACTTTAGTTATTCCCCTGAAATGTTGCTGGCTGCTGCTGATAAAGCATTATATCAAGCAAAATCGGAAGGGCGCGATCGCATTATTTTTAAATTAGTTTCTGAATTAAGCTGA
- a CDS encoding RRXRR domain-containing protein, which produces MRIPVVDQDNQPLMPTTSARARKWIESGKAVKHWSDCGQFYVRLTVEPSGRDTQDVVIGIDPGKKYSGVGVQSAKFTLYTAHLILPFQAVRNRMDARRLMRRGRRGRRINRKIMFSKRAHRQKRFSNRRQSKLAPSIRANRQLELRTVAELCKLYPITEIRYEYVKADVDLTSKRKRAKSGIGFSAVIVGQKWMLDQLSQLAPVATIYGYETAALRNQLGLTKTKEKSKAEFNTHAVDGVAIAASHFVEYRKYCTVAERGAKWLGAVTITTAPFFIVRRPPYSRRQLHLMIPALGGIRRKYGGSTTKHGFRKGDLVDSPKGIGYVSGDTDKQISVSDANWKRLGQIAVNKIRLIRRSSGLVISC; this is translated from the coding sequence ATGCGAATACCAGTAGTAGATCAGGACAACCAACCATTAATGCCAACTACTTCGGCAAGAGCAAGGAAATGGATTGAATCAGGCAAAGCGGTGAAACACTGGTCTGATTGTGGTCAATTCTATGTTCGGCTAACAGTAGAGCCATCAGGTCGAGACACACAAGATGTTGTTATTGGTATCGATCCTGGAAAAAAGTATTCAGGGGTAGGTGTTCAATCGGCTAAATTCACCCTTTATACAGCGCATTTAATCTTACCGTTCCAAGCGGTACGCAACCGAATGGATGCGAGACGATTAATGCGTAGGGGAAGACGTGGCAGGAGAATCAATCGCAAGATTATGTTCTCAAAACGCGCCCATCGTCAAAAACGATTTTCTAATCGTAGGCAAAGTAAGCTTGCACCATCAATCAGAGCAAATCGTCAACTAGAATTGCGTACTGTTGCTGAACTGTGCAAATTGTACCCAATTACCGAGATTAGGTACGAGTATGTCAAGGCTGATGTTGACTTAACTAGCAAAAGAAAGAGAGCTAAATCAGGTATTGGGTTTTCGGCTGTAATAGTAGGACAAAAGTGGATGCTTGACCAATTAAGTCAATTAGCTCCTGTTGCCACTATTTATGGCTACGAAACGGCTGCTCTGAGAAATCAACTTGGTTTAACTAAAACTAAAGAGAAATCAAAAGCTGAGTTCAATACCCATGCTGTAGATGGTGTTGCTATTGCTGCTTCTCACTTTGTTGAGTACAGAAAATACTGCACTGTTGCTGAACGCGGGGCTAAATGGCTTGGTGCTGTCACTATTACCACTGCACCATTTTTCATAGTTCGCAGACCACCCTATTCACGTCGTCAATTACATTTAATGATCCCTGCGTTGGGTGGTATTAGACGCAAATATGGCGGTTCAACAACTAAACACGGATTCCGCAAGGGCGATCTAGTTGATTCACCCAAAGGAATCGGTTACGTCAGCGGTGACACTGACAAACAAATATCTGTCAGCGATGCTAATTGGAAACGATTAGGGCAGATAGCTGTTAACAAGATTAGATTAATTCGTCGTTCTAGCGGTTTGGTTATATCTTGTTAA
- a CDS encoding FAD-binding oxidoreductase yields MAIAQTLETIFNSDTSIYNWDNLDQDLQKRITQALLPGQTPSYILYPQSENELAQAMAYAYRNNQSVVACGNGSKLGWGKSAKTQLVISTARLNHLIEHAVGDLTVTVEAGMKFAEVQNILAAANQFIALDPAYPEDATIGGIIATADAGSWRQRYGGVRDMILGLTFIRADGEIAKAGGRVVKNVAGYDLMKLFTGSYGTLGIISQVTLRVYPLPKASATVVLTGDKERIATASKTLLASALTPTAIDLVSPQLVTQLGIGDGMGLIVRFQSVAESIKQQSARLIEVGEHLGLHCCTYSDDEEANLWKKLQQNLWLPTQSSAIICKIGVKPSEAVALLGDEIVSQAAMGVIHASSGLGILRFNKPEIISKLRSLCESKGGFLSILEAPATVKENLDVWGYRGNALDLMVRIKQQFDTKNLLNPGRFVGEI; encoded by the coding sequence ATGGCGATCGCTCAAACACTCGAAACAATATTTAATTCAGATACAAGTATCTATAATTGGGATAACTTAGACCAAGATTTGCAAAAACGAATAACTCAAGCCTTGCTTCCTGGTCAAACACCTAGCTACATACTATATCCCCAAAGCGAAAATGAACTAGCACAGGCAATGGCTTACGCCTATCGTAACAACCAAAGCGTTGTTGCTTGTGGCAATGGTAGCAAACTCGGTTGGGGTAAAAGTGCAAAGACTCAGCTTGTAATTAGTACCGCACGCCTTAACCATTTAATTGAACACGCAGTTGGCGATTTAACTGTCACTGTAGAAGCTGGGATGAAATTTGCTGAAGTGCAAAATATCTTAGCTGCTGCTAATCAATTTATTGCCCTCGATCCAGCTTATCCTGAAGATGCAACCATTGGCGGCATCATTGCTACTGCTGATGCTGGTTCCTGGCGACAACGTTACGGCGGTGTCAGAGATATGATATTAGGGCTTACTTTTATACGCGCAGATGGTGAAATTGCTAAAGCTGGTGGACGAGTCGTTAAAAATGTTGCTGGTTACGACTTAATGAAGTTGTTCACAGGTTCCTATGGAACACTAGGAATTATTTCTCAAGTTACCCTGCGGGTTTATCCGTTACCGAAAGCTTCTGCAACAGTCGTATTAACTGGGGATAAGGAAAGAATTGCAACTGCTAGTAAAACTTTGTTAGCTTCCGCGCTTACCCCCACTGCTATAGATTTAGTTTCCCCCCAGCTAGTAACTCAATTAGGTATCGGCGACGGGATGGGTTTAATAGTTCGCTTCCAAAGCGTAGCAGAGAGTATTAAACAACAATCAGCCAGACTTATAGAAGTTGGAGAACATCTGGGTTTACATTGTTGCACTTATTCAGATGATGAGGAAGCTAATTTATGGAAAAAACTACAGCAAAACCTGTGGCTACCTACACAGTCATCAGCAATAATATGCAAAATAGGAGTAAAGCCCTCTGAAGCGGTAGCACTTCTAGGTGATGAGATTGTATCTCAAGCAGCAATGGGTGTAATTCATGCTAGTAGTGGTTTAGGTATATTGCGGTTTAATAAACCAGAAATCATTAGTAAATTGCGTAGTCTTTGTGAAAGTAAAGGCGGCTTTTTGAGTATCTTGGAAGCGCCAGCTACAGTTAAAGAGAATTTGGATGTTTGGGGTTATAGAGGAAACGCGCTTGATTTAATGGTTAGAATTAAACAACAGTTTGATACCAAAAATCTGCTTAATCCTGGTCGTTTTGTTGGTGAAATTTGA
- a CDS encoding Uma2 family endonuclease gives MADVGENRGWRFAFDRGILEIRRPIAEYELFKGMLDSFIGAIADEIEIEVMSVGALTLEREDLSRAIEPDSCFYIQNEALVRGKSISLPQDPPPDLAIKSDYTNSSVKKFDIYAALGVPELWRYSEQTLQVYQLVEGKYQECDAPSEPLRDRSLAFPILALAEIPGLIEQSQTVGQRTAVRLLKQRIREILANSTAG, from the coding sequence ATGGCAGATGTGGGAGAAAATCGTGGTTGGAGATTTGCTTTTGATAGAGGAATATTAGAAATCAGAAGACCCATTGCAGAATATGAATTGTTTAAAGGAATGCTCGATAGCTTTATCGGTGCAATAGCCGATGAGATAGAAATTGAGGTGATGAGCGTTGGTGCTTTAACTCTGGAAAGAGAAGATTTGAGCCGTGCTATTGAGCCTGATAGTTGCTTTTATATTCAAAATGAAGCTTTAGTTAGAGGTAAGAGTATATCTTTACCACAAGACCCACCGCCTGATTTAGCGATCAAGTCAGATTATACCAATTCTTCTGTCAAGAAGTTTGATATTTATGCTGCGTTGGGAGTTCCTGAACTGTGGCGATATAGTGAGCAGACTTTGCAAGTATATCAACTGGTGGAGGGGAAGTATCAGGAGTGCGATGCTCCTTCGGAGCCGCTTCGCGATCGCTCTCTAGCTTTTCCAATCTTAGCACTAGCAGAGATTCCAGGTTTGATTGAGCAAAGTCAGACAGTAGGACAAAGAACGGCTGTGCGCTTATTGAAACAACGTATTCGGGAAATATTAGCAAATTCTACAGCAGGTTGA